From Roseburia hominis, the proteins below share one genomic window:
- a CDS encoding helix-turn-helix transcriptional regulator — protein MKTLNEFINQQMENPEFKKEYEALQPEMDVIRAIVDARVSQNLTQKELAERTGINQADISKLENGTRNPSLNLLKRLAEGMGMVLKIEFVPKAKL, from the coding sequence ATGAAAACATTGAATGAATTTATAAATCAGCAAATGGAGAACCCTGAATTTAAAAAAGAATACGAAGCGTTACAACCTGAAATGGATGTAATCAGAGCAATTGTAGATGCCAGGGTTTCTCAAAATTTGACGCAGAAAGAACTGGCAGAAAGAACTGGGATAAATCAGGCGGATATCAGCAAATTGGAAAACGGAACAAGAAATCCTTCTTTAAACTTATTGAAACGGTTAGCAGAAGGAATGGGAATGGTTTTGAAAATTGAATTTGTACCTAAGGCAAAACTATAA